Proteins found in one Podarcis muralis chromosome 5, rPodMur119.hap1.1, whole genome shotgun sequence genomic segment:
- the ZNF644 gene encoding zinc finger protein 644 isoform X5, which yields MDETEIDTQIIGAKGLLDDSSFISEKQSSILKSQESETSFQKNTLTLPEELSRDKSEKALSGGQTSLFIHSSAPTVSSENFLLPTGTAVNGPVSHSTSIMKKGSISLTTAQTVGHQADSCSAGTVAHDHQLPTKTSAQNSSPHQHLFLLPEAAHAKNLTHSIKNLPPSASVACDTQPSIRKSIKPDSTLVSQVDMCEDSKSSLEKDGGSKSLTATSSGTGDFRTESDANWDPQKEFIEFLMTNEEPVEKSPVQPKVGVPKRRKRKMDVSKITRYTEDCFNESNYTHDNSESLDTEFLEQSETLQVIESHKFSLAKVKPESIDEELEVVDAIQQLIYNPSNKCAGDTSPIHTSTFLSNTLLNKCEQDELEPPTNFSTDEPSFYPCTKCNVNFREKKHLHRHMMYHLDGNSHFRHLNVPRPYACRECGRTFRDRNSLLKHMIIHQERRQKLMEEIRELKELQDEGRSARLQCPQCVFGTNCPKTFVQHAKTHEKDKRYYCCEECNFMAVTESELECHRGIAHGAVVKCSMITADIAQRKSQKKALAKDSFMESSKKPADYMCKMCPFTTSARSILKKHMEYLHPTSCIDPFGSRLRLEKRKGHIIEDPLDFGSRTKHFIKQSSAFPKNSVLKQDIKRPFGSAFQSSNFAKLHKRPPRIQKARKSVAQSAKLAGKKDSYETEDESSWDNVELCDYTTRSVEDDSYSDINQEHVNLFPLFKGKMEEETGGKSSLRYEQNDGFYFEYYEDGEGSNYLHDFQDPHNLENIGTTLPKHNSVFHWTDLSLEKKNCPYCPATFETGVGLSNHVRGHLHRAGLSYEARHVVSPEQIATSDKMQHFKRTVTGTPVKRVRKAIEKSESSSEHTCQLCGGWFDTKIGLSNHVRGHLKRLGKTKWDAHKSPICVLNEMMQNEEKYEKILKALNSRRIIPRPFVAQKLSSNEFLSQNVIPLEAYRNGLKTEDISVSASEEEGLSFLNECDEAKSVLRDEKKNQSVTLIELLKNKRLGEERNPDTSPQKIHNQTARKRFVQKCVLPLDEDSPLMYQPQKMDLTMQSAIDCKQKKSRSRSGSKKKILPLPHGADEVYILRCRFCGLVFRGPLSVQEDWIKHLQRHIVNANLPRTGAGMVEVTSLLKKPASISETSFSFLMAEAAS from the exons ATGGATGAAACGGAGATCGATACTCAGATCATTGGTGCTAAAGGACTGCTAGATGACAGCAGCTTCATTTCTGAGAAGCAGAGCAGCATTCTCAAATCACAAGAGAGTGAAACATCATTTCAGAAAAATACGTTAACTCTGCCTGAAGAGCTATCAAGGGACAAGTCTGAAAAAGCCTTAAGCGGAGGCCAAACGTCTCTATTTATACACTCTAGTGCTCCTACTGTTTCAAGTGAAAACTTTCTTCTGCCTACAGGAACTGCTGTTAATGGACCAGTTTCACACTCCACTTCCATTATGAAGAAAGGCAGCATTTCATTAACCACTGCACAAACTGTGGGCCATCAAGCAGATTCTTGCTCAGCTGGGACGGTGGCACATGATCACCAACTTCCCACAAAGACTTCAGCCCAGAATTCAAGTCCACACCAACATTTGTTTTTGTTACCTGAAGCAGCTCATGCTAAGAACCTGACACATTCCATAAAAAATCTACCTCCCTCTGCTTCAGTTGCTTGTGACACACAGCCATCTATACGAAAAAGCATAAAACCAGATAGCACTTTAGTAAGCCAAGTAGACATGTGTGAGGATAGCAAAAGCTCGCTAGAAAAAGATGGCGGTAGCAAATCACTAACAGCCACATCCTCAGGTACAGGTGACTTCAGAACTGAAAGTGATGCAAACTGGGACCCACAGAAAGAGTTTATAGAATTTCTCATGACAAATGAAGAACCTGTAGAGAAGTCACCAGTCCAGCCTAAAGTGGGCGTAccaaaaaggaggaaaagaaagatggATGTTAGCAAAATCACACGTTACACTGAGGACTGTTTTAATGAATCAAATTATACTCATGACAATTCAGAATCACTAGATACTGAGTTTTTGGAGCAGAGTGAGACTCTACAAGTGATAGAATCTCATAAATTTTCTTTAGCAAAAGTGAAACCTGAATCAATAGATGAGGAATTGGAAGTTGTAGATGCCATCCAACAGTTGATTTATAACCCAAGTAATAAATGTGCAGGTGATACTTCTCCTATTCACACTAGCACTTTTCTTTCTAATACTCTGTTAAACAAATGTGAACAAGATGAATTGGAACCACCAACTAATTTCAGTACTGATGAGCCTTCATTTTATCCCTGTACAAAGTGCAATGTGAATTTTAGGGAAAAGAAGCACCTGCACAGGCACATGATGTATCACTTGGATGGCAATAGCCACTTTCGCCATTTAAATGTTCCAAGGCCTTATGCATGTAGGGAATGTGGTCGGACCTTTCGAGACCGCAATTCCCTTCTTAAACATATGATAATTCACCAGGAAAGAAGACAGAAACTGATGGAGGAAATTCGTGAATTGAAAGAGCTTCAGGACGAGGGTAGGAGTGCACGGTTACAGTGTCCACAATGTGTATTTGGTACCAATTGTCCCAAAACCTTTGTGCAGCATGCTAAAACCCATGAGAAGGACAAAAGGTACTACTGCTGTGAAGAATGTAACTTTATGGCAGTGACAGAGAGTGAACTTGAATGTCATCGAGGGATTGCTCATGGGGCAGTGGTGAAATGTTCAATGATCACTGCAGACATAGCTCAGAGAAAATCACAGAAAAAGGCATTAGCGAAAGATTCCTTCATGGAATCGTCCAAAAAACCAGCTGACTATATGTGCAAAATGTGTCCATTCACTACATCAGCCAGAAGCATTTTGAAAAAACACATGGAATACCTGCACCCAACATCATGCATAGACCCTTTCGGTAGCCGACTTAgactagaaaaaagaaaaggtcatATTATAGAAGACCCTTTAGATTTTGGTAGCAGGACTAAACATTTCATCAAACAATCATCTGCCTTTCCAAAGAACTCTGTTTTAAAACAAGATATAAAAAGACCATTTGGCTCTGCATTCCAGTCCAGTAACTTTGCAAAACTTCACAAGAGACCCCCCAGGATACAGAAGGCTCGGAAAAGCGTTGCACAGTCAGCT aaaCTTGCTGGGAAAAAAGACAGCTATGAAACGGAGGATGAAAGTTCATGGGATAATGTTGAACTGTGTGATTACACTACACGGTCTGTGGAGGATGACTCTTACAGTGATATTAATCAGGAGCATGTAAACCTGTTCCCtttatttaaaggtaaaatgGAGGAAGAAACTGGTGGTAAATCCTCTCTTAGATATGAGCAAAATGACGGATTTTATTTTGAGTATTATGAAGATGGCGAAGGTAGCAATTACCTGCATGATTTTCAAGACCCTCATAATTTAGAAAACATAGGCACAACATTGCCAAAGCATAACTCAGTTTTCCATTGGACTGACTTATCGCTTGAGAAAAAAAACTGTCCATATTGTCCAGCAACTTTTGAAACAGGTGTTGGATTGTCTAATCATGTCCGTGGGCATCTTCACAGAGCTGGGTTAAGTTATGAAGCCCGTCATGTTGTCTCGCCTGAGCAGATAGCAACAAGCgacaaaatgcagcatttcaaaAGAACTGTAACAGGAACTCCCGTTAAACGCGTTAGAAAAG ctattgagaaatcagaaagttcttcagaACACACATGCCAACTCTGTGGAGGTTGGTTTGACACTAAAATAGGATTATCTAATCATGTTCGAGGACACCTGAAAAGGCTTGGCAAAACCAAATGGGATGCACACAAATCTCCAATCTGTGTTCTGAATGAGATGAtgcaaaatgaagaaaaatatgAAAAAATCCTGAAGGCATTGAACAGTCGGCGTATTATTCCCAGACCGTTTGTCGCTCAGAAACTTTCATCAAATGAGTTTTTATCTCAAAATGTTATACCTCTTGAAGCATACCGCAATGGCCTAAAGACTGAAGATATATCTGTATCTGCATCAGAGGAAGAAGGGCTGAGTTTCCTCAATGAATGTGATGAAGCAAAGTCAGTACTACGTGATGAAAAAAAAAACCAGTCAGTCACACTGATAGAACTTTTGAAAAATAAGAGGTTAGGAGAAGAAAGAAACCCTGATACCTCTCCTCAAAAGATCCATAATCAAACTGCAAGAAAGAGGTTTGTTCAAAAATGTGTTCTTCCATTAGATGAAGACAGTCCTTTGATGTATCAGCCACAAAAAATGGACTTGACTATGCAGTCAG
- the ZNF644 gene encoding zinc finger protein 644 isoform X3: MDETEIDTQIIGAKGLLDDSSFISEKQSSILKSQESETSFQKNTLTLPEELSRDKSEKALSGGQTSLFIHSSAPTVSSENFLLPTGTAVNGPVSHSTSIMKKGSISLTTAQTVGHQADSCSAGTVAHDHQLPTKTSAQNSSPHQHLFLLPEAAHAKNLTHSIKNLPPSASVACDTQPSIRKSIKPDSTLVSQVDMCEDSKSSLEKDGGSKSLTATSSGTGDFRTESDANWDPQKEFIEFLMTNEEPVEKSPVQPKVGVPKRRKRKMDVSKITRYTEDCFNESNYTHDNSESLDTEFLEQSETLQVIESHKFSLAKVKPESIDEELEVVDAIQQLIYNPSNKCAGDTSPIHTSTFLSNTLLNKCEQDELEPPTNFSTDEPSFYPCTKCNVNFREKKHLHRHMMYHLDGNSHFRHLNVPRPYACRECGRTFRDRNSLLKHMIIHQERRQKLMEEIRELKELQDEGRSARLQCPQCVFGTNCPKTFVQHAKTHEKDKRYYCCEECNFMAVTESELECHRGIAHGAVVKCSMITADIAQRKSQKKALAKDSFMESSKKPADYMCKMCPFTTSARSILKKHMEYLHPTSCIDPFGSRLRLEKRKGHIIEDPLDFGSRTKHFIKQSSAFPKNSVLKQDIKRPFGSAFQSSNFAKLHKRPPRIQKARKSVAQSAVSVYGHSSTDKPILNRNSTGQKPKYLHHSGKQKTSVRASNNYLYRYKHENNRIKKSSSPYLLHLKREAARSVRSLPLLSTNNSHRFIMDSLNYDAKRPGVYKDKHVTVKRLVKRSKSEGSVKGDDLDSYPDFLHKMTVVVLQKLAGKKDSYETEDESSWDNVELCDYTTRSVEDDSYSDINQEHVNLFPLFKGKMEEETGGKSSLRYEQNDGFYFEYYEDGEGSNYLHDFQDPHNLENIGTTLPKHNSVFHWTDLSLEKKNCPYCPATFETGVGLSNHVRGHLHRAGLSYEARHVVSPEQIATSDKMQHFKRTVTGTPVKRVRKAIEKSESSSEHTCQLCGGWFDTKIGLSNHVRGHLKRLGKTKWDAHKSPICVLNEMMQNEEKYEKILKALNSRRIIPRPFVAQKLSSNEFLSQNVIPLEAYRNGLKTEDISVSASEEEGLSFLNECDEAKSVLRDEKKNQSVTLIELLKNKRLGEERNPDTSPQKIHNQTARKRFVQKCVLPLDEDSPLMYQPQKMDLTMQSGMPVKLRTCVHCNTAFTSAVSLSNHLRAYARKKSAGLLTGTGEKLSTIKLTEAERSVFPRAT; this comes from the exons ATGGATGAAACGGAGATCGATACTCAGATCATTGGTGCTAAAGGACTGCTAGATGACAGCAGCTTCATTTCTGAGAAGCAGAGCAGCATTCTCAAATCACAAGAGAGTGAAACATCATTTCAGAAAAATACGTTAACTCTGCCTGAAGAGCTATCAAGGGACAAGTCTGAAAAAGCCTTAAGCGGAGGCCAAACGTCTCTATTTATACACTCTAGTGCTCCTACTGTTTCAAGTGAAAACTTTCTTCTGCCTACAGGAACTGCTGTTAATGGACCAGTTTCACACTCCACTTCCATTATGAAGAAAGGCAGCATTTCATTAACCACTGCACAAACTGTGGGCCATCAAGCAGATTCTTGCTCAGCTGGGACGGTGGCACATGATCACCAACTTCCCACAAAGACTTCAGCCCAGAATTCAAGTCCACACCAACATTTGTTTTTGTTACCTGAAGCAGCTCATGCTAAGAACCTGACACATTCCATAAAAAATCTACCTCCCTCTGCTTCAGTTGCTTGTGACACACAGCCATCTATACGAAAAAGCATAAAACCAGATAGCACTTTAGTAAGCCAAGTAGACATGTGTGAGGATAGCAAAAGCTCGCTAGAAAAAGATGGCGGTAGCAAATCACTAACAGCCACATCCTCAGGTACAGGTGACTTCAGAACTGAAAGTGATGCAAACTGGGACCCACAGAAAGAGTTTATAGAATTTCTCATGACAAATGAAGAACCTGTAGAGAAGTCACCAGTCCAGCCTAAAGTGGGCGTAccaaaaaggaggaaaagaaagatggATGTTAGCAAAATCACACGTTACACTGAGGACTGTTTTAATGAATCAAATTATACTCATGACAATTCAGAATCACTAGATACTGAGTTTTTGGAGCAGAGTGAGACTCTACAAGTGATAGAATCTCATAAATTTTCTTTAGCAAAAGTGAAACCTGAATCAATAGATGAGGAATTGGAAGTTGTAGATGCCATCCAACAGTTGATTTATAACCCAAGTAATAAATGTGCAGGTGATACTTCTCCTATTCACACTAGCACTTTTCTTTCTAATACTCTGTTAAACAAATGTGAACAAGATGAATTGGAACCACCAACTAATTTCAGTACTGATGAGCCTTCATTTTATCCCTGTACAAAGTGCAATGTGAATTTTAGGGAAAAGAAGCACCTGCACAGGCACATGATGTATCACTTGGATGGCAATAGCCACTTTCGCCATTTAAATGTTCCAAGGCCTTATGCATGTAGGGAATGTGGTCGGACCTTTCGAGACCGCAATTCCCTTCTTAAACATATGATAATTCACCAGGAAAGAAGACAGAAACTGATGGAGGAAATTCGTGAATTGAAAGAGCTTCAGGACGAGGGTAGGAGTGCACGGTTACAGTGTCCACAATGTGTATTTGGTACCAATTGTCCCAAAACCTTTGTGCAGCATGCTAAAACCCATGAGAAGGACAAAAGGTACTACTGCTGTGAAGAATGTAACTTTATGGCAGTGACAGAGAGTGAACTTGAATGTCATCGAGGGATTGCTCATGGGGCAGTGGTGAAATGTTCAATGATCACTGCAGACATAGCTCAGAGAAAATCACAGAAAAAGGCATTAGCGAAAGATTCCTTCATGGAATCGTCCAAAAAACCAGCTGACTATATGTGCAAAATGTGTCCATTCACTACATCAGCCAGAAGCATTTTGAAAAAACACATGGAATACCTGCACCCAACATCATGCATAGACCCTTTCGGTAGCCGACTTAgactagaaaaaagaaaaggtcatATTATAGAAGACCCTTTAGATTTTGGTAGCAGGACTAAACATTTCATCAAACAATCATCTGCCTTTCCAAAGAACTCTGTTTTAAAACAAGATATAAAAAGACCATTTGGCTCTGCATTCCAGTCCAGTAACTTTGCAAAACTTCACAAGAGACCCCCCAGGATACAGAAGGCTCGGAAAAGCGTTGCACAGTCAGCTGTAAGTGTGTATGGTCATAGCTCTACAGACAAGCCTATTTTGAATAGAAATAGCACTGGCCAAAAACCTAAATATTTGCATCATTCAGGAAAGCAAAAGACTAGCGTCAGAGCTAGCAATAATTATTTATATAGATACAAACATGAAAACAATAGGATTAAAAAATCTAGCAGCCCTTATCTTTTACACTTAAAAAGGGAAGCTGCAAGATCTGTCAGGTCCTTACCTTTATTATCTACAAATAATTCTCATAGATTTATTATGGATTCTCTTAACTATGATGCAAAAAGACCAGGAGTCTATAAAGATAAGCATGTAACTGTAAAAAGGTTGGTTAAAAGATCCAAAAGTGAAGGCTCTGTAAAAGGAGATGATTTGGACAGTTATCCAGACTTTCTACATAAAatgactgttgttgttttgcagaaaCTTGCTGGGAAAAAAGACAGCTATGAAACGGAGGATGAAAGTTCATGGGATAATGTTGAACTGTGTGATTACACTACACGGTCTGTGGAGGATGACTCTTACAGTGATATTAATCAGGAGCATGTAAACCTGTTCCCtttatttaaaggtaaaatgGAGGAAGAAACTGGTGGTAAATCCTCTCTTAGATATGAGCAAAATGACGGATTTTATTTTGAGTATTATGAAGATGGCGAAGGTAGCAATTACCTGCATGATTTTCAAGACCCTCATAATTTAGAAAACATAGGCACAACATTGCCAAAGCATAACTCAGTTTTCCATTGGACTGACTTATCGCTTGAGAAAAAAAACTGTCCATATTGTCCAGCAACTTTTGAAACAGGTGTTGGATTGTCTAATCATGTCCGTGGGCATCTTCACAGAGCTGGGTTAAGTTATGAAGCCCGTCATGTTGTCTCGCCTGAGCAGATAGCAACAAGCgacaaaatgcagcatttcaaaAGAACTGTAACAGGAACTCCCGTTAAACGCGTTAGAAAAG ctattgagaaatcagaaagttcttcagaACACACATGCCAACTCTGTGGAGGTTGGTTTGACACTAAAATAGGATTATCTAATCATGTTCGAGGACACCTGAAAAGGCTTGGCAAAACCAAATGGGATGCACACAAATCTCCAATCTGTGTTCTGAATGAGATGAtgcaaaatgaagaaaaatatgAAAAAATCCTGAAGGCATTGAACAGTCGGCGTATTATTCCCAGACCGTTTGTCGCTCAGAAACTTTCATCAAATGAGTTTTTATCTCAAAATGTTATACCTCTTGAAGCATACCGCAATGGCCTAAAGACTGAAGATATATCTGTATCTGCATCAGAGGAAGAAGGGCTGAGTTTCCTCAATGAATGTGATGAAGCAAAGTCAGTACTACGTGATGAAAAAAAAAACCAGTCAGTCACACTGATAGAACTTTTGAAAAATAAGAGGTTAGGAGAAGAAAGAAACCCTGATACCTCTCCTCAAAAGATCCATAATCAAACTGCAAGAAAGAGGTTTGTTCAAAAATGTGTTCTTCCATTAGATGAAGACAGTCCTTTGATGTATCAGCCACAAAAAATGGACTTGACTATGCAGTCAG
- the ZNF644 gene encoding zinc finger protein 644 isoform X2, with translation MDETEIDTQIIGAKGLLDDSSFISEKQSSILKSQESETSFQKNTLTLPEELSRDKSEKALSGGQTSLFIHSSAPTVSSENFLLPTGTAVNGPVSHSTSIMKKGSISLTTAQTVGHQADSCSAGTVAHDHQLPTKTSAQNSSPHQHLFLLPEAAHAKNLTHSIKNLPPSASVACDTQPSIRKSIKPDSTLVSQVDMCEDSKSSLEKDGGSKSLTATSSGTGDFRTESDANWDPQKEFIEFLMTNEEPVEKSPVQPKVGVPKRRKRKMDVSKITRYTEDCFNESNYTHDNSESLDTEFLEQSETLQVIESHKFSLAKVKPESIDEELEVVDAIQQLIYNPSNKCAGDTSPIHTSTFLSNTLLNKCEQDELEPPTNFSTDEPSFYPCTKCNVNFREKKHLHRHMMYHLDGNSHFRHLNVPRPYACRECGRTFRDRNSLLKHMIIHQERRQKLMEEIRELKELQDEGRSARLQCPQCVFGTNCPKTFVQHAKTHEKDKRYYCCEECNFMAVTESELECHRGIAHGAVVKCSMITADIAQRKSQKKALAKDSFMESSKKPADYMCKMCPFTTSARSILKKHMEYLHPTSCIDPFGSRLRLEKRKGHIIEDPLDFGSRTKHFIKQSSAFPKNSVLKQDIKRPFGSAFQSSNFAKLHKRPPRIQKARKSVAQSAVSVYGHSSTDKPILNRNSTGQKPKYLHHSGKQKTSVRASNNYLYRYKHENNRIKKSSSPYLLHLKREAARSVRSLPLLSTNNSHRFIMDSLNYDAKRPGVYKDKHVTVKRLVKRSKSEGSVKGDDLDSYPDFLHKMTVVVLQKLAGKKDSYETEDESSWDNVELCDYTTRSVEDDSYSDINQEHVNLFPLFKGKMEEETGGKSSLRYEQNDGFYFEYYEDGEGSNYLHDFQDPHNLENIGTTLPKHNSVFHWTDLSLEKKNCPYCPATFETGVGLSNHVRGHLHRAGLSYEARHVVSPEQIATSDKMQHFKRTVTGTPVKRVRKAIEKSESSSEHTCQLCGGWFDTKIGLSNHVRGHLKRLGKTKWDAHKSPICVLNEMMQNEEKYEKILKALNSRRIIPRPFVAQKLSSNEFLSQNVIPLEAYRNGLKTEDISVSASEEEGLSFLNECDEAKSVLRDEKKNQSVTLIELLKNKRLGEERNPDTSPQKIHNQTARKRFVQKCVLPLDEDSPLMYQPQKMDLTMQSAIDCKQKKSRSRSGSKKKILPLPHGADEVYILRCRFCGLVFRGPLSVQEDWIKHLQRHIVNANLPRTGAGMVEVTSLLKKPASISETSFSFLMAEAAS, from the exons ATGGATGAAACGGAGATCGATACTCAGATCATTGGTGCTAAAGGACTGCTAGATGACAGCAGCTTCATTTCTGAGAAGCAGAGCAGCATTCTCAAATCACAAGAGAGTGAAACATCATTTCAGAAAAATACGTTAACTCTGCCTGAAGAGCTATCAAGGGACAAGTCTGAAAAAGCCTTAAGCGGAGGCCAAACGTCTCTATTTATACACTCTAGTGCTCCTACTGTTTCAAGTGAAAACTTTCTTCTGCCTACAGGAACTGCTGTTAATGGACCAGTTTCACACTCCACTTCCATTATGAAGAAAGGCAGCATTTCATTAACCACTGCACAAACTGTGGGCCATCAAGCAGATTCTTGCTCAGCTGGGACGGTGGCACATGATCACCAACTTCCCACAAAGACTTCAGCCCAGAATTCAAGTCCACACCAACATTTGTTTTTGTTACCTGAAGCAGCTCATGCTAAGAACCTGACACATTCCATAAAAAATCTACCTCCCTCTGCTTCAGTTGCTTGTGACACACAGCCATCTATACGAAAAAGCATAAAACCAGATAGCACTTTAGTAAGCCAAGTAGACATGTGTGAGGATAGCAAAAGCTCGCTAGAAAAAGATGGCGGTAGCAAATCACTAACAGCCACATCCTCAGGTACAGGTGACTTCAGAACTGAAAGTGATGCAAACTGGGACCCACAGAAAGAGTTTATAGAATTTCTCATGACAAATGAAGAACCTGTAGAGAAGTCACCAGTCCAGCCTAAAGTGGGCGTAccaaaaaggaggaaaagaaagatggATGTTAGCAAAATCACACGTTACACTGAGGACTGTTTTAATGAATCAAATTATACTCATGACAATTCAGAATCACTAGATACTGAGTTTTTGGAGCAGAGTGAGACTCTACAAGTGATAGAATCTCATAAATTTTCTTTAGCAAAAGTGAAACCTGAATCAATAGATGAGGAATTGGAAGTTGTAGATGCCATCCAACAGTTGATTTATAACCCAAGTAATAAATGTGCAGGTGATACTTCTCCTATTCACACTAGCACTTTTCTTTCTAATACTCTGTTAAACAAATGTGAACAAGATGAATTGGAACCACCAACTAATTTCAGTACTGATGAGCCTTCATTTTATCCCTGTACAAAGTGCAATGTGAATTTTAGGGAAAAGAAGCACCTGCACAGGCACATGATGTATCACTTGGATGGCAATAGCCACTTTCGCCATTTAAATGTTCCAAGGCCTTATGCATGTAGGGAATGTGGTCGGACCTTTCGAGACCGCAATTCCCTTCTTAAACATATGATAATTCACCAGGAAAGAAGACAGAAACTGATGGAGGAAATTCGTGAATTGAAAGAGCTTCAGGACGAGGGTAGGAGTGCACGGTTACAGTGTCCACAATGTGTATTTGGTACCAATTGTCCCAAAACCTTTGTGCAGCATGCTAAAACCCATGAGAAGGACAAAAGGTACTACTGCTGTGAAGAATGTAACTTTATGGCAGTGACAGAGAGTGAACTTGAATGTCATCGAGGGATTGCTCATGGGGCAGTGGTGAAATGTTCAATGATCACTGCAGACATAGCTCAGAGAAAATCACAGAAAAAGGCATTAGCGAAAGATTCCTTCATGGAATCGTCCAAAAAACCAGCTGACTATATGTGCAAAATGTGTCCATTCACTACATCAGCCAGAAGCATTTTGAAAAAACACATGGAATACCTGCACCCAACATCATGCATAGACCCTTTCGGTAGCCGACTTAgactagaaaaaagaaaaggtcatATTATAGAAGACCCTTTAGATTTTGGTAGCAGGACTAAACATTTCATCAAACAATCATCTGCCTTTCCAAAGAACTCTGTTTTAAAACAAGATATAAAAAGACCATTTGGCTCTGCATTCCAGTCCAGTAACTTTGCAAAACTTCACAAGAGACCCCCCAGGATACAGAAGGCTCGGAAAAGCGTTGCACAGTCAGCTGTAAGTGTGTATGGTCATAGCTCTACAGACAAGCCTATTTTGAATAGAAATAGCACTGGCCAAAAACCTAAATATTTGCATCATTCAGGAAAGCAAAAGACTAGCGTCAGAGCTAGCAATAATTATTTATATAGATACAAACATGAAAACAATAGGATTAAAAAATCTAGCAGCCCTTATCTTTTACACTTAAAAAGGGAAGCTGCAAGATCTGTCAGGTCCTTACCTTTATTATCTACAAATAATTCTCATAGATTTATTATGGATTCTCTTAACTATGATGCAAAAAGACCAGGAGTCTATAAAGATAAGCATGTAACTGTAAAAAGGTTGGTTAAAAGATCCAAAAGTGAAGGCTCTGTAAAAGGAGATGATTTGGACAGTTATCCAGACTTTCTACATAAAatgactgttgttgttttgcagaaaCTTGCTGGGAAAAAAGACAGCTATGAAACGGAGGATGAAAGTTCATGGGATAATGTTGAACTGTGTGATTACACTACACGGTCTGTGGAGGATGACTCTTACAGTGATATTAATCAGGAGCATGTAAACCTGTTCCCtttatttaaaggtaaaatgGAGGAAGAAACTGGTGGTAAATCCTCTCTTAGATATGAGCAAAATGACGGATTTTATTTTGAGTATTATGAAGATGGCGAAGGTAGCAATTACCTGCATGATTTTCAAGACCCTCATAATTTAGAAAACATAGGCACAACATTGCCAAAGCATAACTCAGTTTTCCATTGGACTGACTTATCGCTTGAGAAAAAAAACTGTCCATATTGTCCAGCAACTTTTGAAACAGGTGTTGGATTGTCTAATCATGTCCGTGGGCATCTTCACAGAGCTGGGTTAAGTTATGAAGCCCGTCATGTTGTCTCGCCTGAGCAGATAGCAACAAGCgacaaaatgcagcatttcaaaAGAACTGTAACAGGAACTCCCGTTAAACGCGTTAGAAAAG ctattgagaaatcagaaagttcttcagaACACACATGCCAACTCTGTGGAGGTTGGTTTGACACTAAAATAGGATTATCTAATCATGTTCGAGGACACCTGAAAAGGCTTGGCAAAACCAAATGGGATGCACACAAATCTCCAATCTGTGTTCTGAATGAGATGAtgcaaaatgaagaaaaatatgAAAAAATCCTGAAGGCATTGAACAGTCGGCGTATTATTCCCAGACCGTTTGTCGCTCAGAAACTTTCATCAAATGAGTTTTTATCTCAAAATGTTATACCTCTTGAAGCATACCGCAATGGCCTAAAGACTGAAGATATATCTGTATCTGCATCAGAGGAAGAAGGGCTGAGTTTCCTCAATGAATGTGATGAAGCAAAGTCAGTACTACGTGATGAAAAAAAAAACCAGTCAGTCACACTGATAGAACTTTTGAAAAATAAGAGGTTAGGAGAAGAAAGAAACCCTGATACCTCTCCTCAAAAGATCCATAATCAAACTGCAAGAAAGAGGTTTGTTCAAAAATGTGTTCTTCCATTAGATGAAGACAGTCCTTTGATGTATCAGCCACAAAAAATGGACTTGACTATGCAGTCAG